Genomic segment of Eretmochelys imbricata isolate rEreImb1 chromosome 24, rEreImb1.hap1, whole genome shotgun sequence:
GGTAGATAAATTAAacagtcaccaggaccagatggcaatCACAAGCCtataagcagtgatgagctgccaaaatcttaacaaccggttccctatacaAAGTTCTGGTTTAAGGGCTGTGCCCCATTATGTATTTTGTGTAccagtagggttaccatacgtccgtattttctgcggctggaggcaggggctggctgcaggcatggggtgtgggggtggctggaggcaggggctggctgcaggcagggggtgcagggggtggcttgagacaggggctggctgcgggcagggggtgcggcaggggctggctgcaggcacgGGGTGCAGAggttgctggaggcaggggctggctgcgggcagggcagggggtgtggcaggggttggctgcaggcagagggtgcgtatggcagggactggctggaggcaggggctggctgcaggcagggggtgcagggggtggctggaggcaggggctggctgcgggcagggcagggggtacggCAGGGGCGGCTGCAGccgggggtgcagggggtgcggcaagggctggctgcaggcagggggtggctgcaggcaggggctggctgcgggcagggtgggggtgcggcaggggctggctgcaggcagggtggtgggtgctcactgGGGGAGTGGCtcggagcagcccgagcagcaggacacagcccaggcccagcagagcagccggggacccaccaagCAGcatcgggagccccagggccaggggtcgggggagcagcagcaacagggctcgtgccTAGGGCccggcggcagcccacatggctcctgcagcgcagcgcccccggcggccggaggaggaattacatcacttcctggccggagcccatcaaagcctcagcgccccctgcagggaagcgggttaacaaccggttctaaaactgcttcaaaatttaacaactggttcgggcgaactggtgcgaaccggctccagctcaccactgcctacaagcctaacttcagtaccaggcaaactggtagaaactacagaaagaacagaattatcagacacacacatGAACACAATCTGAGTCAAGCagaggaagagtcagcatggcttttgtaaagggcaaTCGTACCTCACCAATCTACAGTGTTAGAATGCTTTGAGGGTGTCGATGAGCAGGGagacaaggatgatccaggggATACagtatacttggattttcaggaagcctttgacaagttcccccaccaaaggctcttaagcaaagtaagcagtcatgggataagagggaaggtcctcccatggatcagtaactggttaaaagacaggaaacaaagggtaggaataaatggtcagttttcgcAATGAAGAGAGGTGAATAccggggtcccccaaggatctgcaTGGGGACcagggctgttcaacatattcattaatgaccCAGAAAAAGAGGTAAACTgggaggtggcaacatttgcagacaacacaaaatgactcaagagagttaagtctAAAGCCGACTACCAAGacctacaaagggatctcacagaaccAGGCGACTGGGCAAccaaatggcagctgaaattcaatgttgataaattcaaagtaatgtgCATTGGAAAAACTAATTCCAATTAtataggggttctcaaactgggggtcgggatccCTCAGGGTTATTACacagggggtcatgagctgtcagcctccaccccaaaccccgctttgcatccagcctttataatggtgttaaacatagaaaaagtgtttttaattgataaggggGGTCACATTCAGAGGTTTACTACttgaaaagggtcaccagtaaaaaagttggagaaccactgcaattatacatataaaatgatagggtctaaattagaaGTTAGCACTCAAGAACAATCCTGGAGtcactgtggacagttctctgaaaacatctgcttgatgtgcagcagcagtcagaaaaacGAACTGAATgctgggcatcattaagaaagggatagataagaagacagaaaagatcatgttgcctctatataaatccatggtacgcccacacctggaatactgtgtgcagttctgatcacctCATCTCATAAAAGATGCATTAGAActagaaaaagtacagagaaacacaacaaaaatgattcgggggatggaacagcttccacaggaggagagattaaaaagactgagagaGTTCAGTTTGGAAGAAAGATGACTGAAGGAGGATacgatggaggtctataaaatcatgcctggggTGGCAAAATTGAATACAAAGTGTTACTTACCCTATTCTAATAACACAAGAACCATgggacacccaatgaaattaacaggcaggtttaaaacaaacaaaaagaagtacttcttcacacaacagagtcaacatgtggaactccttgctatgggatgttgtgaaggccaacagcataactgggttcaaaagagaattagatcgGTTCATAGAGGATAGATcattcaatggctattagccatgatcaGAGATGCAACTCCGTGCTCCAGGTgcccctaaacctccaactgtcaGAAGCTGGCATTGGACGACAGGAGATGGTCACTTGAAATTGTCTTGATGTTTGTTCCCTCAgaagcatctagcactggccacagtcagaagacaggatactgggctagatggaccattgggctgacccagtacggctgttcttatgtgtgtatgtaggtgtattacggtagcactgAGGAACCCCAGGCATGGACCAGGGCCTCACTGTGCCAGGTGCTAcacattatttattaggtgtattacggtagcacctaggccCCTCAGCCATGGACTGCTCCCTCCCCTAATCCCcatgctaggtgctgcacaaacaatTGATCTAGCCCCCAGCTGACACCCCCTTGTGCGATTCTGTGCAGGTAAAAGCTAGGTGGCCCAGTGACATGTTATGAAGCGAGGGAGTTCTGGCCGGGTCTCTGCTGGGGGGGTGCCCAGTGCTGGGAGTCATATTGCAGCAGCAAGCAGCCAGAATTCTCATCCTGTTGATGCCGCTGCCCATACAAGCTGTCACTGAACAATGCTCCACACGACCAGGCAACCGCAAGGGGAAGGGGAGCAAACGGCCTGCTCTGGATTCCATGGTCTGGGTCACAGGCTGCCTCCTCCCACTTAGGGGCAcgtcccccatcccccccgcagATCGGTGCAGAAGCTGCCTTCATGTGGCAACTGATGCCCAGTAGCCTCCTGATGAAGTTACTGAGGGCTCCCACCCTTGCATAGGAGAGGCCCAGGGTGGCACAGCCAGGGAGGGGAGCTCGTACACCCACGGGGGCCGAGTTAGGAAGTCCTTTAGAAGAACTGGACGGAGTCTCACACGCAGGGGCCAGTTGGGCTATGCATTGCTGGGGGCGGCACTGCAGGCCTGGCTAGCACAGCCCTCCACTCACcagtatggtgaattggaaaccGGTTCAGTTACAAGCCATCTCTTTAAGCAGGAGGGACCAGGAAGAATCAGGATGTTGCAGCTGGTGCAGCAGCATCAGGGACTCAGTGGAGCTGGCTAAAGCACGCTACCTCAGCAGGATGCAAACCCCTGGCAAGAGCCCCCAGGCgtggcagcagccaggcaggCCTTAGTCAGGCTACAGTTTTTATTGGGGGATGTTTGGGGGGAGATTGGGCAGCTCCCCCTTACAGGAACTGGGCAGGGGTTACATGGAATGGGAGCAGACAGGAATCGTGAGTCCCCAGCACAGTAGGTGCAGTGCCCTGCACTGAAGGCAGGGCCGCGGGGCCAGCTGGCTGCTGTGTCTGCATGGAAGGACAAGGTCTGAGCGCCAAAGCATCTGGAGCCACCATGCAGGCCTCCACCAGCCTGGACCCCTCACTTCTCCTTGTGCTCGATGAGCCCCTTGGTGATCAGGTCCGGGATCTCCACTGCCAGCCATGGGCCCAGCTGCAAGGCAAAGAGCACAGGGGGACGTGAGTGTAGCTCAGACACagactccccccatccccccactgaCGGAAACGCACCCCCAGGGCCATGAGATGGGCCAGCCCAAACTTGGGCACGTTCCTGGCCCACAGGGGCTTGAAGTGGTCAGTCAGGCAGATCTTCCCTCCCCTGCAAGAGACAAAAGAGATGTGAGGGAGAAGCCCCGGCCACGGGAGGCACTGAAGGGAGACAGAGCCTGGCCTCGTGGGACCACAGGAGACGCGGAGGGGAGACAGAGCCTGGCCTCGTGGGACCACGGGAGACGCGGAGGGGAGACAGAGCCTGGCCCCGTGGGACCACGGGAGACGCGGAGGGGAGACAGAGCCTGGCCCCGTGGGACCACGGGAGACGCGGAGGGGAGACAGAGCCTGGCCCCGTGGGACCACGGGAGACGCGGAGGGGAGACAGAGCCTGGCCCCGTGGGACCACGGGAGACGCGGAGGGGAGACAGAGCCTGGCCCCGTGGGACCACGGGAGACGCGGAGGGGAGACAGAGCCTGGCCCCGTGGGACCACGGGAGACGCGGAGGGGAGACAGAGCCCAGAGCCTGGCATCATGGGACCACAGGAGACACTGCCATAGGGGTGTCAAGCCCACTCAACCCCAGAATGGAGCTGCAGCTCTCATTAGCCTGGCCCCATCCCAACACAGGGAAGCTTCCTCTGCCTCACCAGGACGCCCGGGGTTCCACTCAGACATGGCATCTCCTCCACTTCCTGTCCTGCATCAAGGGGCTGCTTTCCTGTGCTTTGAgcaacagctgccatgttccaccccagaggcagctgcatttacCAACAGCTGAGACTCCTCCCATAGCCTATACACATCAGTGAGATGGAAGAAGCGATATAAAGACAGACCCAACCAAAGCCTAGGATCTGAGCTAGAAGCTCTGGTCCCTAGGGCCTGCAGAGAGTGGAGGTGGAAGCGGGCAGGGCTGCCTGACCTGTACATCTTGGCGGTTTTCCCATCCAGCTCTGGAATGGCGATTTCAGGGGCGGTGGATGGGTATGTGACAGGAATCTGCAAACACAAAAACCCGTTCAGTGTGCCCATGGTCACGCCAGCCCCCTCcacccgtcccccccgcccctgtgAACAGGGAGCAGTATGCGTACCCTGagttcccagctgctgctctctctgctcAGCCACAGCTGGGAGCACTGAGCCTAGGCCCCTTGTGAGCTCCCCAGTGAGTTTGCATTCCAGATGCTGAAGTGGAAGCTCGTGGGTAGGCAGGATGGGGATGTCCTAGTTTgggaggggcaggatggggcagggcccCATTGAGGCAGAGCCCTTTGCTAGCCCCACATTACACAAAGTTCCCTGACACAATCGCATTGGCCTGATTCGTGGTGCATCCCATTGCAAAGCTCTGTGTAAAcggctccctgctctcagcttCCGGCTCGCTCAGGGGCTGGGCTGCACTAGCCAAGTCCCATAGCACTTCCTGCTCGCTCTCGCCCTGCGTGGTGGGCGATTCTCTGCCCCTTCCCGGTTAGCATCCTTGGTGTGTTCTCTTCCTCAGCCCCTGGTGCCTGTGGCCCAGGGGGACAGTGATGCTGTGAACCTAGCCAGGGCCAGCTCCCACCTGCTCCCTCTGGTGCCGCAGGGAGTGGACGAgaaacccctcccttccccagccttggagcagggcaggggggcccTCTTCCCTCAgatgcccctgccccagggacacTCACGTCGAACTCGAGGGCAAACTCGTACTTGAGCAGGTCATGGATGTACCAGCACTTCCCGAACCacctgcaagagagagagacgggaaggaggggcagggagctccGTCCGTTCAGCTTGACAGAGGCGCGTAAGAGGtgacatggggaacagaaatctgACAAGTGAAGGCTCTTCAGTgcagcagacaaaggtctaattagacccagtggctggaagctgaagttcaACTGTTGGAACCAAGGTAGTGAGGGATTCTCAATCACTGGCCATGTCAGactcaagatgggatgttttgctaaaagctctgctctggctcaAACAGGAATGAATTCTGGGAAGTCTCATGGGCCATGCTTTGCAGGAGTTCAGATGACATGGTCATcatggtcctgtctggccttagcATCTATGACGCCTGCCAGCACCATTGTGGGCTGGCACCCACCAACTCCACCTGCTCTCATGGGAACAGGCCCCATGTGCAGTTGGAAGGGAACGAGTGCGGCCACTGGTTAcaaagactgggagccaggactcctgggttctattcctggctctgccagagatTTGCTGTGTGAGCGGGCGCATGtagcttccccatctgtaccgGGGGAACAGACCCCTGATCCACTCTTGGGGGTTAGCAGCTATAAACCGAGCCCTTTGGAAGCCAGCACCCTGGCCCCTTACAAGACCCAGGTGGAGTTAGCGTAGGAGGGAGTTAGGTAGTGTGGGTTTGGAAGAGCAGAATGGACCACTTGCACCTGCAGGGAGCCTGGGAAGCTGAGGAGGTAATTAGCTCACCAGCTGGATAGCTCTGGGAAGAAAGCAAGTAGTACAAAGGCTGAGCCAGGGGGCAGAAAAGGGGTTCTACAAAACTGCTGCTATGCTGTGATGTACCTGAGACATA
This window contains:
- the UFC1 gene encoding ubiquitin-fold modifier-conjugating enzyme 1, with the translated sequence MADEATRRVVAELPLLRTNTGPRDRELWVQRLKEEYQALIKYVENNKNADNDWFRLESNKEGTRWFGKCWYIHDLLKYEFALEFDIPVTYPSTAPEIAIPELDGKTAKMYRGGKICLTDHFKPLWARNVPKFGLAHLMALGLGPWLAVEIPDLITKGLIEHKEK